A single Altererythrobacter sp. BO-6 DNA region contains:
- a CDS encoding helix-turn-helix domain-containing protein — MEKLLVSITDAAKALSLGRTSIYELMRSGALETRKMGRRRLITADSLRRLVEGQD, encoded by the coding sequence ATGGAAAAACTTCTCGTTTCGATCACCGATGCCGCAAAGGCGCTAAGCCTTGGGCGCACTTCCATCTACGAGCTTATGCGCTCTGGTGCGCTTGAAACCCGCAAGATGGGTAGGCGGCGGCTTATCACGGCGGATTCGCTTCGGCGGCTAGTCGAAGGGCAGGACTGA
- a CDS encoding SLC13 family permease: MEETIESIVSVAGPFIGLALLISIFAAFAMERRPPVVVATVGGLFMMALGFLSPSELLGVFSNSAPITIAAMFVLSGALLRTGALEEVSGWVIRRTLRKPRLAMAEIGGGTLLASAFMNNTPVVMVMIPIIQRLARVLGIAATRLLIPLSYISILGGTLTLIGTSTNLLVDGVAQEQGLEAFGIFEISMVGICAASAGLVLLVLTGKFLLPDRAAHSLDEQDENDTFLSHLTLMQGSELAGRSIGELALFRRPGLRLLGVQRGKAIDRRGYENWILKSGDQLIVAASPVELASLAEANDFRTGLIGVGGGVTTTRTGRPDDLRLVQAVISPSHPIIGRRLADIPFLSRLKVRVLGLARPGHLAGPDLANARVRAGDRLLIAAGSDAAQALQSNVGLVDVSKASVRAFRRTKAPIAIATLAGVVILAAAFGLPIAALALAGAGVVLLLRCLEPEEAWGSIDGNTLVLIFGMLAFGKGLENAGTVDLIVSSLQPLLASMSPLFLLVAIYAVTSILTEAVTNNAVAVIMTPIAIGLANALGIDPRPLVVAVMFGASASFATPIGYQTNTLVYGAANYRFMDFVKVGVPMNIVVGLAVCFGIDMFF, translated from the coding sequence GTGGAAGAGACCATCGAGAGCATAGTGTCTGTTGCCGGACCGTTTATCGGTCTTGCCCTCCTTATTTCCATCTTCGCTGCGTTTGCCATGGAGCGGCGACCTCCAGTTGTCGTTGCCACCGTAGGCGGGTTGTTCATGATGGCCCTGGGCTTTCTTTCTCCAAGCGAGTTGCTTGGGGTCTTCAGTAACTCCGCACCAATCACGATTGCAGCCATGTTCGTTCTCAGCGGTGCCTTGCTCCGCACTGGCGCGCTGGAAGAAGTTTCAGGCTGGGTGATCCGGCGCACGCTACGAAAGCCGCGCTTGGCAATGGCAGAGATCGGGGGCGGAACCTTACTTGCCTCGGCCTTCATGAATAATACGCCGGTCGTGATGGTAATGATCCCGATCATCCAGCGGCTTGCCCGGGTGCTTGGCATTGCCGCCACGCGCCTGCTTATTCCCTTGTCCTATATCTCGATCCTCGGAGGTACCCTGACACTTATCGGTACCTCAACCAACCTGCTGGTGGATGGCGTTGCGCAGGAACAGGGGCTTGAAGCCTTTGGCATCTTCGAAATCAGCATGGTTGGCATTTGCGCCGCTTCAGCCGGTCTCGTGCTCCTGGTTCTCACGGGTAAGTTCCTGCTCCCCGACCGCGCCGCTCACAGCCTTGATGAGCAGGACGAGAATGATACCTTTCTTTCCCATCTCACGCTCATGCAGGGCAGCGAGCTTGCGGGGCGCAGTATTGGCGAGTTGGCGCTCTTCCGCCGACCGGGTCTTCGTCTTCTGGGTGTTCAGCGCGGCAAGGCCATCGATCGTCGCGGATACGAGAACTGGATATTGAAGAGCGGCGACCAGTTGATCGTGGCAGCCAGCCCGGTAGAGTTAGCTTCACTTGCAGAAGCAAATGACTTCCGGACCGGGCTGATTGGTGTTGGCGGGGGAGTGACGACCACCCGGACAGGTCGTCCGGACGACCTACGTTTGGTCCAGGCAGTAATTTCTCCTTCGCATCCCATTATCGGAAGAAGGCTTGCCGATATTCCATTCCTTTCGAGGCTTAAGGTACGTGTCCTTGGCTTAGCCCGGCCTGGTCATTTAGCAGGACCAGATCTTGCCAATGCGCGGGTTCGAGCAGGGGATCGACTCTTGATCGCCGCCGGAAGTGATGCGGCGCAAGCCTTGCAGTCAAATGTCGGGCTGGTCGACGTGAGCAAGGCATCCGTGCGCGCTTTCCGTCGCACCAAGGCTCCCATAGCCATTGCCACCCTTGCCGGAGTGGTCATTCTTGCGGCAGCCTTTGGCTTGCCGATCGCCGCCTTGGCTCTGGCAGGTGCAGGGGTTGTCCTGCTCCTGCGATGTCTCGAGCCCGAAGAGGCCTGGGGTTCAATTGACGGCAATACGCTCGTTCTGATCTTCGGCATGCTGGCATTCGGCAAAGGGCTCGAAAACGCTGGAACGGTTGATCTGATCGTTTCGAGCCTGCAGCCCCTTCTTGCGTCAATGTCACCTCTCTTCCTTCTTGTGGCGATATACGCGGTGACAAGCATTTTGACCGAGGCGGTGACCAATAATGCCGTAGCGGTAATCATGACCCCAATTGCAATCGGCCTCGCCAATGCGCTGGGTATCGACCCGCGCCCCCTAGTCGTGGCCGTTATGTTTGGCGCAAGCGCCAGTTTTGCGACACCAATCGGCTATCAGACCAACACTCTCGTCTACGGCGCCGCCAATTACCGCTTCATGGACTTTGTGAAGGTAGGCGTACCGATGAACATAGTGGTTGGGCTAGCCGTATGCTTCGGGATCGACATGTTCTTCTAA
- a CDS encoding NADPH:quinone oxidoreductase family protein has product MKAFIGHALGSPSSFALEEIKRPVAASGELLIKVEATSLGFVDPLVMKGLYQVKPQLPFIPGGEIVGTVCEAVEPNSRFRVGQRIAAWQFGGGLAEFVCVPEDNAVAVPEELESPEAAAILLDYLTAYYGLFDCGELKPGETLLVTGASGGVGSAAVRLANASSAVVAGLASGREKLAFVSQSGARHAIDYRREDWRSDLNAAVPHGINMVFDPVGGPLFEPAFRSLAKRGRHLVVGFAADTGIPSLPANLPLLKSAALVGVDARYLWQTDKARTRAILSIILDLARTGRIEPTVAARHTLADAAAAFDALSDPGRIGKVVICP; this is encoded by the coding sequence ATGAAGGCATTCATCGGGCATGCACTGGGGTCCCCTTCCAGTTTTGCACTCGAGGAGATCAAGAGGCCTGTCGCCGCTTCGGGCGAGTTATTGATCAAGGTCGAAGCGACATCGCTCGGTTTTGTTGATCCCCTGGTGATGAAAGGCCTGTACCAGGTAAAACCCCAGCTGCCCTTCATCCCAGGTGGCGAGATTGTCGGTACGGTCTGCGAAGCCGTCGAGCCAAACTCCCGCTTCAGAGTTGGGCAGCGAATTGCCGCATGGCAATTTGGCGGAGGCCTCGCCGAATTCGTCTGCGTGCCCGAAGACAACGCAGTCGCGGTTCCGGAAGAGCTTGAATCACCAGAGGCGGCCGCAATCCTGCTCGATTATCTGACAGCCTACTACGGATTATTCGACTGCGGAGAATTGAAGCCCGGCGAAACGCTCCTGGTTACGGGAGCATCTGGCGGGGTCGGTTCCGCTGCGGTCAGGCTGGCCAACGCCAGCAGTGCGGTGGTAGCAGGCCTTGCCAGCGGAAGGGAGAAGCTTGCATTCGTCTCACAATCAGGCGCGCGCCATGCAATTGACTATCGCCGGGAAGACTGGCGCTCCGACCTCAATGCAGCAGTTCCGCATGGAATCAACATGGTTTTCGATCCGGTCGGTGGACCGTTGTTCGAGCCAGCCTTTCGTTCGCTCGCAAAACGCGGTCGTCACCTTGTGGTTGGGTTTGCGGCGGATACCGGCATTCCCAGTCTGCCCGCCAATTTGCCGTTGCTCAAGTCTGCCGCACTTGTTGGCGTCGACGCCCGTTACCTGTGGCAAACTGACAAAGCGCGAACCCGAGCGATCCTGTCGATCATCCTCGATCTGGCGCGCACTGGGCGGATCGAGCCAACAGTTGCCGCACGGCACACGCTTGCGGATGCAGCTGCCGCATTCGACGCCTTGTCAGACCCGGGCCGTATCGGGAAAGTCGTCATTTGCCCGTGA
- a CDS encoding cytochrome P450, which translates to MRADPYPAFAELREHDPLHRSDLGYWVVSRYDDVRGVLMNRDDFGQGDFVENIRLFYGPDFDVMGQPAYKWLSEVFLMQDPPHHTRVRGLVTGALTARIVRSMEPRIRAITDTLINRFIDHGQADLIGEFAYELPVRVMCDMLGVDPADTRLPAVVDAISKSFIVFEARALTESELATANQQIRVLQAFFDELFDQRMKEPRADLATALVQSGGKEDSLSHDELVTVAIGLFGAGFETTAHLLGNGLLCLSKFPDQWQLLVGDPVGLSANAVDEVLRYESSLIATYRTALRETQVRGQTIEAGSKVLCLIGAGNRDPRTFDHADTFDIQRNARNHLSFGGGIHFCAGAELARLEGRIAFERLATRLPGLAVETRNPAWREGFLFRGMATLPGRW; encoded by the coding sequence ATGCGGGCCGATCCCTATCCGGCATTTGCCGAACTGCGCGAACATGACCCCCTGCACCGCTCGGACCTCGGCTATTGGGTCGTCAGTCGATATGACGATGTTCGCGGGGTCCTCATGAACAGGGATGATTTCGGCCAGGGCGACTTTGTGGAGAATATCCGGCTGTTCTACGGGCCCGATTTCGATGTCATGGGGCAACCCGCATACAAATGGCTCTCGGAAGTATTCCTGATGCAGGATCCGCCGCATCACACGCGTGTACGGGGATTGGTGACGGGGGCCCTTACCGCCCGGATCGTGCGCAGCATGGAGCCGCGGATTCGCGCGATCACTGATACACTGATCAATCGTTTCATTGACCATGGACAAGCTGACCTGATCGGTGAATTCGCCTACGAACTTCCCGTCCGTGTGATGTGTGACATGTTGGGCGTTGATCCTGCCGATACTCGACTTCCGGCCGTTGTCGACGCGATCAGTAAGAGCTTCATTGTCTTCGAGGCAAGAGCGCTGACAGAAAGCGAACTGGCCACCGCCAACCAACAGATTCGCGTGCTCCAGGCCTTCTTTGATGAGCTATTCGATCAGCGGATGAAGGAGCCTCGTGCGGATCTGGCAACAGCACTGGTGCAATCGGGTGGGAAGGAAGACTCGCTTTCGCACGATGAGCTTGTCACCGTAGCAATCGGGTTGTTCGGTGCTGGGTTTGAAACCACCGCTCACCTGCTCGGTAATGGCCTGTTGTGCTTAAGCAAATTTCCGGATCAATGGCAGCTTCTGGTCGGTGATCCGGTCGGCCTGAGTGCGAATGCCGTCGATGAGGTATTGCGTTATGAAAGCTCCTTGATCGCTACCTATCGTACTGCCCTGAGGGAAACACAGGTGCGCGGTCAGACCATCGAAGCCGGCTCGAAGGTTCTGTGTCTCATCGGAGCGGGCAACCGTGATCCCCGAACCTTCGATCACGCGGATACATTCGACATCCAGCGCAACGCCCGCAATCATCTCAGCTTCGGCGGCGGCATCCACTTCTGTGCCGGTGCGGAGCTGGCCCGATTGGAAGGTCGTATTGCGTTTGAGCGATTAGCTACGCGCTTGCCCGGATTAGCTGTGGAGACACGTAACCCCGCCTGGAGAGAGGGCTTTCTGTTCCGGGGAATGGCGACCTTGCCGGGCCGCTGGTGA
- a CDS encoding CaiB/BaiF CoA-transferase family protein, translated as MNVPVDENQAPLAGIRILEFSGLGPTPFGTMLLADLGAQVLRIERHGAVNPLGGDPRYDFIYRGRPSVALDVRSPEGRGILLDLAKQADVLIEGFRPGVMERLGLGPDELTAANERLIYARMSGWGQEGPLAQKAGHDLNYLAMSGGLHPIGPFDGPPTPPLNLVGNLGGGGTFLAMGIMAAIIERSRSGKGQILDVAMLDGISVLLTQLSGWMQMGQWNRGRGGSLLDGSAYFYRCYETQDARYIAVGALEKQFHDAFITGLGLRPEDFPRHLDPAHWKSRSEVVSQVMASKSRDQWVAKFEEFDACVSPVLSLEEATSHPANIARGVHKISARSFQPRPAPRFSRSEITDPGETVGEESLEDALRNWSLEKSLAAKLVQASNPDR; from the coding sequence ATGAACGTGCCAGTCGACGAAAATCAGGCTCCGCTTGCGGGTATCCGGATCCTTGAGTTCTCAGGATTGGGGCCGACGCCGTTCGGCACCATGCTGCTTGCCGACCTTGGTGCACAGGTTCTGCGGATAGAGCGTCATGGCGCTGTAAATCCTCTGGGCGGAGATCCGCGCTATGACTTTATCTACCGGGGCAGACCGTCGGTGGCGCTGGATGTTCGGTCGCCAGAGGGACGCGGGATTCTCCTCGACCTGGCCAAACAGGCGGATGTGTTGATTGAAGGATTTCGCCCGGGAGTGATGGAGCGGCTGGGTCTGGGCCCCGATGAATTGACTGCAGCCAACGAACGGCTGATTTATGCTAGGATGAGTGGCTGGGGTCAGGAAGGCCCACTTGCCCAAAAGGCCGGCCACGATCTCAACTATCTCGCCATGTCCGGTGGTCTCCATCCGATCGGGCCATTCGATGGTCCGCCAACTCCTCCATTGAATCTTGTCGGTAATCTGGGCGGGGGAGGAACATTCCTTGCCATGGGCATCATGGCGGCGATCATCGAGCGGAGCCGTTCCGGCAAGGGGCAGATACTCGACGTGGCAATGCTCGACGGAATTTCCGTCCTCCTGACTCAATTGTCAGGATGGATGCAGATGGGGCAATGGAACCGCGGGCGCGGGGGAAGCTTGCTTGATGGCAGCGCCTATTTCTACCGCTGCTACGAAACGCAGGATGCGCGCTATATTGCCGTCGGCGCGCTAGAGAAACAGTTCCACGATGCCTTCATCACAGGGCTTGGTCTCAGGCCGGAGGATTTTCCTCGTCACCTTGATCCGGCTCACTGGAAGTCGAGGTCTGAGGTTGTCTCGCAAGTCATGGCATCGAAATCGCGGGATCAATGGGTGGCGAAATTTGAAGAGTTCGATGCGTGTGTTTCACCCGTGCTGAGCCTTGAAGAGGCGACCAGCCATCCCGCCAATATTGCGCGGGGAGTGCACAAAATCTCCGCTCGATCTTTCCAGCCCAGACCGGCACCTCGCTTCAGTCGATCTGAGATAACTGATCCGGGTGAGACTGTGGGAGAAGAGTCGCTTGAGGATGCGTTGCGCAATTGGTCGTTGGAAAAATCCCTTGCTGCAAAACTAGTGCAGGCGTCCAATCCAGATCGCTAA
- the chrA gene encoding chromate efflux transporter, translated as MSVTLTTKPSFSHLLRVFLRIGLLSFGGPAGQIALMHRELVEDRDWISEEDYLHALNFCHLLPGPEAQQLATWIGWRLHGWRGGLAAGLLFVIPGALVILVLSALYAVAADLNWFEALFLGVKAAVLAIVVQAILRIAGRALNTQFKQGLAVAAFVALFLLDLPFPLIVLGAGAIGMAVAAMRPQWLALKQGGSAPPSGPRPWQRTSQAVAVCGVIWAAPMVLVATTLGRDHVLWDIGAFFSQLAVVTFGGAYAVLAYMAQKAVHGFGWLQPGEMADGLGLAETTPGPLIMVTQFVGYLAAYRAPEPFTPFVAGLIGAGLTTWVTFAPCFLWIFALAPWIDRLGNAVGLKGGLAAVTAAVVGVIANLAGWFVLHVLFETVGETRFGPLRLYTPDWTTFDWRAAVLAAIACLLVFKANWSVIRVLAVCAAGGLALGLQL; from the coding sequence ATGAGCGTGACGCTGACCACCAAACCTAGCTTCTCCCACCTCCTGCGCGTGTTTTTGCGCATTGGCCTGCTCAGTTTTGGCGGTCCTGCTGGACAAATCGCACTGATGCACCGTGAACTGGTCGAGGATCGAGATTGGATTAGCGAGGAGGATTATCTTCACGCGCTCAATTTCTGTCACCTCTTGCCTGGACCGGAGGCGCAGCAGCTGGCGACTTGGATCGGCTGGCGTCTACATGGCTGGCGCGGCGGGTTAGCGGCAGGTCTGCTGTTCGTCATTCCCGGTGCGCTGGTGATCCTCGTATTGTCGGCACTCTACGCGGTCGCTGCTGACCTCAACTGGTTTGAAGCGCTGTTCTTGGGAGTAAAGGCAGCCGTACTTGCGATTGTGGTTCAGGCCATACTACGGATCGCTGGGCGTGCGCTCAACACACAGTTCAAGCAGGGGCTGGCTGTGGCTGCCTTCGTCGCACTGTTCCTGCTGGATCTGCCGTTTCCGCTGATCGTGTTGGGGGCAGGCGCAATCGGAATGGCGGTCGCTGCCATGCGTCCTCAATGGCTGGCGCTAAAGCAGGGAGGTTCTGCTCCGCCATCTGGGCCGCGCCCGTGGCAAAGAACATCGCAGGCTGTGGCTGTTTGCGGCGTGATCTGGGCCGCACCAATGGTACTTGTCGCCACAACGCTGGGCCGCGATCATGTGCTGTGGGACATCGGTGCGTTCTTCTCACAGCTTGCCGTGGTGACATTTGGTGGGGCTTATGCCGTGCTTGCCTATATGGCGCAGAAAGCGGTGCATGGCTTTGGGTGGCTTCAACCGGGCGAAATGGCGGATGGGCTAGGCCTGGCCGAAACCACACCGGGGCCGCTCATCATGGTGACGCAGTTTGTGGGATATCTCGCCGCATATCGCGCGCCGGAGCCGTTCACGCCTTTCGTAGCTGGACTGATCGGCGCTGGGCTGACGACCTGGGTGACTTTCGCACCATGTTTTCTCTGGATATTCGCGCTGGCTCCATGGATCGATCGGCTGGGGAATGCCGTGGGGCTCAAGGGCGGGCTAGCTGCCGTGACAGCCGCTGTAGTTGGCGTGATTGCCAACCTCGCCGGGTGGTTTGTGCTGCATGTGCTATTTGAAACGGTGGGAGAGACCCGTTTTGGTCCGTTGCGGCTTTACACGCCCGACTGGACAACGTTCGACTGGCGCGCGGCAGTGCTTGCGGCCATTGCCTGCTTGCTCGTCTTTAAAGCCAACTGGTCGGTAATCCGTGTGCTTGCGGTATGCGCTGCAGGAGGACTAGCGCTGGGATTGCAACTGTAG
- a CDS encoding class I adenylate-forming enzyme family protein: protein MYKVSLTESYFPAQADTEYRERTIASMLREQAESRGESLALRELLPDGSIGREWTYSQMLELAERCGRALASRHPKGARIAIMAGNCPEWVLLQMGAALAGLTLVTVNPAFTARELRYVLEQSSSIAIYYQPHVRGNALRPIVDEAAKGLPASDQVFDIELHNHVFAGEYDGELRETGPHDIVMIQYTSGTTGFPKGVLLHQHGLVQSNHDLMKRWNLNAGDVTMSPMPLFHTAGSAAAVLGTFSRGATLLLVTQFDPAVMVAAIVKHQPHSVGGVPTMIFGMVEAARAGGHKITGIKSVSSGGAMVAPELNRAAREIFGVPIVIVYGQTETSPAITATWPSDNDHDLTQTIGQPCPHMEVSIRNPSDNTVCAVGEQGEICMRGYNMMAGYNDNPEATAETVDADGWLHTGDLGTMDERGYVRITGRVKEMIIRGGENLFPAEIEAALLEHPAIAEVAVAGVPDEKWGEIVAAFVRLADVVEKPDDAELRAFIRERLSPQKTPAHWVWVSEFPLTGSGKIKKFAMAEAFANGEFS from the coding sequence ATGTACAAGGTTTCGCTGACTGAGAGTTATTTTCCCGCGCAGGCTGATACCGAATATAGAGAGCGCACAATCGCAAGCATGCTGCGCGAGCAAGCTGAGAGCCGCGGCGAAAGTCTGGCGCTCCGCGAATTACTTCCCGATGGATCGATCGGGCGTGAGTGGACGTACTCGCAGATGCTCGAATTGGCTGAGCGTTGCGGTCGCGCCTTAGCTTCTCGACATCCAAAGGGCGCTCGGATTGCTATCATGGCGGGGAACTGCCCGGAATGGGTACTGCTCCAAATGGGGGCCGCTTTGGCGGGTCTAACGCTCGTGACAGTCAATCCCGCTTTTACTGCGCGCGAGCTGCGCTACGTGCTTGAACAGTCAAGCTCCATAGCGATCTATTATCAGCCCCATGTGCGTGGCAATGCGCTGCGTCCGATTGTCGATGAAGCTGCAAAGGGCCTGCCAGCATCCGATCAAGTGTTCGACATTGAGCTGCATAACCACGTCTTCGCCGGCGAATATGATGGCGAACTTCGTGAAACGGGGCCTCACGATATCGTTATGATCCAGTACACTTCAGGCACCACTGGTTTTCCGAAAGGCGTACTGCTGCACCAGCATGGATTGGTGCAAAGCAATCATGACCTCATGAAGCGTTGGAACCTAAATGCCGGTGATGTCACAATGTCTCCTATGCCGCTATTCCATACCGCCGGAAGCGCAGCGGCCGTGCTAGGCACTTTCTCACGCGGCGCAACGCTCCTGCTTGTGACGCAGTTTGACCCCGCTGTAATGGTTGCCGCAATCGTCAAACATCAACCTCACTCAGTCGGCGGAGTCCCGACCATGATCTTCGGAATGGTTGAAGCGGCTCGTGCGGGCGGACACAAAATCACTGGCATAAAGAGTGTCTCCAGCGGCGGCGCAATGGTTGCGCCCGAACTCAACCGCGCTGCGAGAGAGATATTCGGCGTGCCGATCGTGATCGTTTACGGTCAAACCGAGACGTCCCCCGCTATCACGGCCACCTGGCCTAGCGACAATGATCACGACTTAACGCAAACGATCGGGCAGCCTTGTCCGCATATGGAAGTTTCGATCCGAAATCCGTCCGACAACACCGTTTGTGCGGTTGGCGAACAAGGTGAAATCTGCATGCGCGGATACAACATGATGGCCGGATACAATGATAATCCGGAAGCAACCGCAGAAACTGTTGATGCGGATGGTTGGCTCCACACAGGTGACCTCGGCACGATGGATGAGCGTGGCTATGTCAGGATCACAGGGCGCGTAAAGGAAATGATCATTCGCGGCGGCGAGAACCTGTTTCCTGCGGAGATCGAAGCAGCTCTTCTTGAACATCCAGCAATTGCGGAGGTTGCGGTTGCCGGTGTGCCGGATGAGAAATGGGGAGAGATCGTCGCAGCATTCGTCAGGCTGGCAGATGTTGTTGAAAAGCCGGACGACGCAGAACTTCGTGCTTTTATTCGTGAGCGGCTATCACCACAGAAAACGCCGGCACATTGGGTATGGGTAAGCGAATTTCCGCTAACGGGTTCGGGCAAGATCAAGAAATTTGCCATGGCCGAAGCATTCGCGAACGGGGAATTTAGCTGA
- a CDS encoding NAD(P)/FAD-dependent oxidoreductase yields MTDRFAARPVADTQVDWDLLQSGVRQANIPSLLMVLHQMTGDGKWLAAPYAPARSPGLDDNDSGQLPEAIQDEIRDAALKAISDWLGGQDLKLARPDNSHLAEMLSVAMTENVPEEYGDVIAAGMSLEADEPKLPESLRDKTALVIGGGISGICAGIELQRMGVKYTVLEKNDDFGGTWFENRYPGCGVDTPALTYTFSCRPNDWSMHFPLRDEIESYLLDTAKQFGLYNNARFNTHVHAARWKEETCKWEVTIETAGGDTELLYADYLFSAVGILNIPKYPHIDGLDEFEGDVYHTSRWPEDATMTGKRVAVVGNGASGMQVAPAIADQVEKLTLFARSKQWAAPFPQFRKRIPDGVRYLMKVVPLYRAWAEQRLSWTFNDRVHGTLFRDPEWDHPERSVNAINDGHRRAFTRYVEQELAERPELIKDVLPDYPPFAKRMLLDNGWYRTLKKPNVKLIPEHLARVEGRKLYSSSGEMIEADIIILATGFQTTRVLGSYEIVGRDGKVLSEFWGEDNAEAYLGTLVPDFPNFFILLGPNVGSGHGGSMIRNIENQMHFAGKVVEEAAAAGAATVEVKADVYHEYNRRIDEEHEKLVWTHPGTENWYRNSSGRVIAITPWRNDAFWRMTRKPKREDLEFGLISNNLAALEKVG; encoded by the coding sequence ATGACCGATCGGTTTGCAGCGCGGCCCGTCGCAGACACTCAGGTGGACTGGGATCTGCTGCAATCAGGAGTAAGGCAGGCAAATATCCCTAGCTTGCTGATGGTGCTCCATCAGATGACAGGCGATGGGAAATGGCTGGCCGCCCCCTATGCTCCTGCTCGCTCTCCGGGGCTTGATGACAATGACAGCGGCCAATTGCCGGAGGCGATCCAGGATGAAATTAGGGATGCAGCGCTGAAGGCGATCAGCGATTGGCTGGGCGGTCAGGACCTGAAGCTCGCACGACCCGACAACAGTCACCTTGCTGAAATGCTCAGCGTCGCCATGACCGAGAATGTCCCCGAAGAATATGGAGATGTGATCGCGGCTGGAATGTCACTAGAAGCCGATGAACCCAAGCTCCCTGAGAGCCTCCGCGATAAGACCGCGCTCGTGATTGGCGGCGGCATCTCAGGCATTTGCGCCGGGATCGAATTACAGAGAATGGGTGTCAAATACACGGTCCTCGAAAAGAACGACGATTTCGGCGGCACCTGGTTCGAGAACCGCTATCCCGGGTGCGGTGTCGACACTCCGGCGCTGACCTACACCTTCAGCTGCCGACCGAACGACTGGTCAATGCATTTCCCGCTGCGCGATGAGATCGAGAGCTACTTGCTCGACACAGCAAAGCAGTTCGGGCTCTACAACAACGCGCGGTTCAACACCCATGTTCACGCGGCACGGTGGAAGGAAGAAACCTGCAAGTGGGAAGTGACTATCGAGACCGCTGGCGGCGATACCGAGCTTCTCTATGCTGATTATCTTTTTAGCGCGGTGGGCATTCTCAATATCCCGAAATACCCCCACATCGACGGCCTCGATGAGTTTGAGGGCGATGTCTACCACACCAGTAGATGGCCCGAGGATGCCACGATGACGGGCAAACGCGTTGCAGTGGTCGGTAACGGAGCGTCGGGCATGCAAGTCGCACCTGCTATAGCCGACCAAGTGGAGAAGCTCACCTTATTTGCCCGATCCAAGCAATGGGCAGCGCCCTTCCCGCAGTTTCGCAAGCGAATTCCAGACGGAGTTCGCTATCTGATGAAAGTGGTCCCACTTTACCGGGCCTGGGCCGAACAGCGACTGTCGTGGACCTTTAACGACCGTGTTCACGGAACCTTGTTCCGCGACCCGGAATGGGACCATCCGGAACGCTCGGTCAATGCGATCAACGACGGCCACCGCAGAGCCTTTACTCGCTATGTCGAGCAGGAACTCGCCGAACGTCCGGAGCTCATCAAGGATGTCCTGCCGGACTACCCCCCGTTCGCCAAGAGAATGCTGCTCGACAACGGTTGGTACCGGACATTGAAGAAGCCCAATGTGAAGCTGATCCCGGAACATCTGGCGCGCGTCGAGGGGCGCAAGCTGTACTCCTCTTCGGGTGAAATGATCGAAGCCGACATCATCATCCTTGCTACCGGCTTCCAGACCACCCGCGTGCTTGGATCCTATGAGATCGTCGGGCGCGACGGAAAGGTTCTCAGCGAATTTTGGGGGGAAGATAACGCTGAAGCCTACCTCGGTACGCTCGTTCCCGATTTTCCGAACTTCTTCATTCTGCTTGGCCCAAATGTGGGATCGGGTCACGGCGGCAGCATGATCCGGAATATCGAGAACCAGATGCACTTCGCCGGGAAAGTCGTGGAAGAGGCGGCCGCCGCGGGCGCTGCTACCGTTGAGGTCAAGGCGGACGTCTACCACGAATATAATCGCCGGATCGATGAAGAGCATGAAAAGCTTGTGTGGACCCATCCCGGCACGGAAAACTGGTACAGAAACTCTAGTGGCAGGGTCATCGCGATTACGCCGTGGAGGAATGATGCCTTCTGGCGCATGACCCGCAAACCAAAGCGGGAAGATCTCGAATTCGGCCTGATCAGCAACAACCTGGCCGCGCTGGAAAAGGTAGGCTGA
- a CDS encoding site-specific integrase → MAKHNAANTRIKREYFHYLKEARRRDDASIDQVAKALTRFEEATGHKDFKRFHREQAVAFKKRLATEKAERTGKPLSKATVHSTLSALREFFIWLAMQPGYKSKIAYADADYFNLSDKEVRIAKATREKPVPTLDQVHHVLAKMPAGTDIEKRNRALIELALLTGARGLRLPA, encoded by the coding sequence ATGGCAAAACACAACGCGGCAAACACCCGGATCAAGCGCGAATACTTCCACTATCTGAAGGAAGCTCGGCGGCGTGATGATGCTTCAATCGATCAGGTGGCCAAGGCGCTTACCCGCTTCGAAGAGGCGACCGGGCACAAGGACTTCAAACGCTTTCACCGGGAGCAGGCCGTAGCCTTCAAGAAGCGGCTGGCTACGGAAAAGGCCGAACGGACCGGCAAGCCGCTGTCGAAAGCCACGGTGCATTCGACCCTTTCGGCCCTGCGGGAGTTTTTCATCTGGCTGGCGATGCAACCGGGTTACAAGAGCAAGATTGCCTATGCCGATGCGGATTATTTCAACTTGTCCGACAAGGAAGTGCGGATTGCAAAGGCAACCCGCGAAAAGCCCGTGCCTACGTTGGATCAGGTGCACCACGTGTTGGCGAAGATGCCCGCCGGAACCGATATTGAGAAACGCAATCGGGCGCTGATAGAGTTGGCGCTGCTAACCGGGGCAAGAGGGCTGCGCTTGCCAGCCTGA